The Natranaeroarchaeum aerophilus DNA window ACGGCGTCAGTTCGCTCCATCTTCCGTCGGATAACGATCTTACCCCCCCTCACTTCAATGCTGACTGATTCGCCTGGATCAATGTCGAGTTGGTCACGTATCTCTCTGGGAATCGTGACCCGGCCTTTGTGATCGATACGGCGATCCGTATTCATGGTTTTCAGTTGTAGTGGAAAGGAACAAATGGTTTTGCACCCGCCTCGTGGTCGTGTTCAGATAAGCTGATTCCATGCGAAGGCGAATGATCTGAGCCAGTCGT harbors:
- a CDS encoding AbrB/MazE/SpoVT family DNA-binding domain-containing protein, yielding MNTDRRIDHKGRVTIPREIRDQLDIDPGESVSIEVRGGKIVIRRKMERTDAVERLDGCINEETRRDATENLTPEELKRQWTSDL